One Actinomycetota bacterium genomic window, GGCGCGGGGCCCGGCCGGAACCCGGAACTCGTCGTAGCGGGGGCCCGCGTCGGCCGGGCCGTGGCGGAAGACCTTGAGGAGCACGGTTCGTTGGGCGCTCATGCCGCCCTCCCGGTGTAGTAGGCGGTGTGGGGCGCCAGGACGGTGTCGCGGGTGCGGCATGGCGCCTGGACACCGAGCTTGGTGCAGACGAGGTCGGCGGTGGCCTCGGCCATGGCCCGCAGGGTGGTGGCCTTGCCGCCGGTGATGGTGACGAACCCCTCCACCCCATCGGTGACAGCGTGGTCGAAGCACTTGAAGGTCCGGGACAGCTCGCGGCCGCCGCCTCCTCCGGCGCCAGCAGTGGCGCCGATCAGCGGCCGGGCCGCGGACCAGGCGGCCCGCTCGGCGGCCGAGGCCACTGCCGGGACCAGCCTGGCACCCTCGCGGTACATCGCCTGGACATGCTCGTCGGGGACCTCGAGGTCGTCGGGGTCGGTGACGGTCCAGGCGCTGGTCCCCACGATCGACAGGCGCCGCTGGGGCACCACGATGTCCCCGTCGCCGGCCGGGTGGAGGCGGTTGACGACCAGGTCGCACAGCCGGCCGACCAGCGCCAGGAGCACTCCCGGTGACGGCTGGACCGGTACGGTCGCCCCCGCCATCGCGGCCAGGCGCTCGCACCAGGGGCCGGTCGCGTTGACCACCAGGTCGGACGCCAGCTCGGCCTCCGCGCCGGTCAGGTGGTCCCGCAGCGTGACCCCGGTCACCGCCCGGCCAGCGGTCAGCAGCCCGGTGACCTCGGTGAACGGGCGCAGCCGGGCGCCGTTGCGCTGGGCCGTGGCGAAGAACCGCAGCGGCAGCCGCATGGCGTCCATGGTCGCGTCCGGGACCCACACGGCCGCCCTGAGCGCTGGGGTCAGGCCCGGCTCCAGGGCCAGGGCATCGGCCACGGTCAGCTCTCGGGTCGGGATGCCACAGGCCGCGCAGCCGGCCAGGAACCTCGGCAGGTAGTCCATGTCCTCGTCGGTGAGGGCGACGAACAGCCCGCCGTTCTCCTCGAACGACCCGGGCGCGATGCGGCGGAGGATGCGGTTCTCGGCGATGCACTCCACCGCCGACTCCGGGTCGTTGACCGCGTAGCGGCCGCCGGAGTGCAGCAGCCCGTGGTGGCGTCCGGTGGTGCCCGAGGTCAGCTCGCCCCGCTCCAGCAGGGTCACGGCCAGCCCGCGCAGCGCCAGGTCGTGGGCAAGGGCTCCTCCGGTGCCGCCCCCGCCGGCCACGATCACCTGTGGCGCGTCCATGTCCTGCTTCACCTCCTGGCGGCGCCGGGACCGAGCCGGTCCCGGCGTCGACGCGAGGCGCCTCAGCGCGCGATCAGCACCGGCCGCTGGCTGAGGTGCAGGACCTTGTGGGCCACGCTGCCGAGCAGCAGCGCGGTCAGGTCGCCGCGGCCGTGGGAGCCCATCACGATCAGGCCGGCGTCCAGGTCCTCGGTCAGGTTGGTGAGGATCCGGGCGATGCCGCCGTACTGGGCGCTGCGAAGCTCGCTGCGCGCCTTGATCCCGGCCTCCTCCAGCTCGGCCACGTACCCCTTGGCGAGCTCGATGACCTCCCGGTCGGCCTCGTAGTCGAGGCCGGGGTAGGTCTGGACGTGGGCGGGCAGCAGCTCGGTCACGTGGGTGACCACGACCTCGTCGTTGGTGCTCATGGCCAGCCGCTTGGCCAGCTCGACCGCCTTTTCGGAGTACTTGGAGCCGTCGACGGCGAGCACGATGGTCCGGAACATCGGGTGCCTCCTCTCGAAGTGTGCCTCCAGCATCGATGCAGGAGGCGCTGCCAACGAGTGCCGTATGGCCCGCATGCGACAGGCCGTACGACCGGAGCCGTCCCGGCCCGGCGGCGCGATGCTGTGACCATGGAGGAGATCGCCCGGGTGCTCACCCGACATCCGCCGTCCGATCGGCTCCCGGCAGTTCTGCCGGCGCCGATGACGGCGCAACGGGACCTGCTCTCGGTCCGAGCCGGGACGCTGGCCAGCCGGCCGATCGTCACCTGCGCCCCCGACGACACGGTGGCCCAGGCGGCCCGGCGCATGCGCGACCGGCTCGTGTCGTCGCTGATCGTCGACAGCCGGCCGCCTGGCCTGGTGACCGCCACCGACCTCCGCGACCGCGTGCTCGCGGCAGGCCTTGATCCGGGCACACCGGTACGCCAGGTCATGACCACGCCGCTGCATACCATCCCGGCCGACAGCACCATCGGCGAGGTGATGCTCGCCATGGTCGACCGGGGCATCCACCACCTGCCCCTGACCCGGCAGGGACGGCTGGTCGGGATCGTCTCCGACACCGACCTGCTGCGGCGGGAGTCCCACCATCCCCTGCTCGTCCGCCGCCAGCTCGACCGGGCGGCCGGCCCCGAGGAGCTGGCTGCCTACGCCCGTGAGGTGACCACGGCCGCGGCCCGACTGGTCGGGGTCGGCACTCCGCCGGCTGAGGTCACCCGGTTCCTGACCAGCGCCAACGATGCCCTCTATGTCGGCGCCGCCCGTGACGGGGAGGCGGCGCTCGGGCCGCCCCCGTGCCCGTATGCGCTCCTCGTCCTGGGCAGCGGGGCCCGCCGGGAGAGCACGCTCCGCACCGACCAGGACCACGCCCTGGTGCTGGCCGATGGCACCGCTCCGGGGGCCGATGGCTGGTTCGCCGCCCTGGCCGAGCACCTGGCGGCCACGCTGGAGCTGTGCGGGCTCGTCCGCTGCCCGGGCGACATCATGGCCACCAATCCGGCCCGGCGGGTCCCGCTGGGGGCCTGGCAGGAGCAGTTCATCCGCTGGATAGAGGAGCCGGAGGAGGACGCGGTGCTCGCCGCGGCCACCTACTTCGACTTCCGCCAGCTCCATGGCGAGCTCGACGCCGAGGCGCCGCTTCGGCGGATCGCCGGCCAGGCCGCCGGCAACCGGCGGTTCCTCGGCCGCCTGGCCGTGGCGGCCCTCTGGCGGCGCCCACCGCTCGGGTTCCTGCACCACCTGCGCGGCGACCACCATGGCCGGATCGACCTCAAGGCGCACGGAACCGCGCCGATCGTCGACCTGGCCCGCCTGCTCGCCCTGGATGCCGGCGACCCGGCGGTGGCCACCACCGCTCGGCTGCAGGCGGCGGCCGACCACGGCACCGCCGGGACCGCCGCCACCGACCTGGCCGCCGCCTTTGAGTACCTGCAGCGGTTGCGCCTGCGCCACCAGGCCGATCGACTGGCCGCGGGAGCGGTCCCGGACGATGCCGTCTCCCTGGCCGAGCTCACCGCGCTCCAGCGCCGCTGGCTCAAGGACACGGCTGAGCTTCTTCGCACCTGCCAGGAGAGCATCCGGATCGCCTACCGGACCGACCTGATCGGCTGACCTCCTGCCGTGGCGGCTGCGAGTCAGGGGGCCGCCGGCGCCAGTTCCTTCCGCGCCTCCAGGAACCGCTTCAGGCCACCCCAGTTCTCCCGCTCCTGACGCCGGCCCACACCGACGATGACCGGGGTCAGCAGCCTGTACGGCCCACGGGGCCTGACCACCCACGACCAGCCCATCCGGGTGCCGTTCGCGACAGGGTCGAAGCGCAGGGTCCCGGCGATGTCCGCGGCCGGCATGTGGATCGACGACGCCAGCCGTCGGGGCCGCTCATAGGTCGTGTACTCGATGGTCATCCCGGTGGTCCGGCCCAGCGTGACGGCCTCGGCCCGGAACCGGGTCCCGCGGCCGATGGGGCCGGGCGAGAGCTTCTCGGCCCGGCGGATGCGCGGGTTGTAGCGCGGCTCGTTTCGTTCGTCGGCGACGAAGTCGAACACCTCATGGACCGGCCGATGGATGACAAGCTCGCCCTCTATCCGTGCCATGGCGATGCACCTCCCTCTGCCGTCATGCTGGGCGCCGCCCTGGCGCATTGGCAGGGCCGGAAGTCCCTTGGAGTTCGTCCGTTCGGCCGGGCCACGACCTGGCAGCCGGTCGTAGCTGTCAGCGACGGTCGACTGCGGGCGGTGTAGGCTGCCGGTGATGGCCTCGATCCATGAGCGGTACGAGCGCCTGCTGGGGGCCGGGCTGGCGCTGGCCGCCGAGCTGTCGCTCCCGGCTGCCTTGCAGCGCATCGTGGAGTTGGCGGCCGAGCTGGCCGGGGCCGGCTACGGGGCGTTGGGGGTGCTGGGCCCCGAGGGGACCATCAGCGAGTTCCTCACCACCGGGGTGACGGCCGAGCAGCGGGCGGCCATCGGCCATCTCCCGGTGGGCCGCGGCATCCTCGGGGTGCTGATCGACGACGCCCGCCCGCTGCGGCTGCACGACATCGCCGACGACCCCCGCTCGGTCGGGTTCCCGGCCAACCACCCCCCGATGCGCTCGTTCCTGGGGGTGCCGGTGATGGCCCGGGGGCGGGTCTATGGCAACCTGTATTTGACCGAGAAACAGGGCGGGCAGGACTTTGACGCCGACGACGAGCGGGTCCTGGTCTTGTTGGCCGCCCAGGCCGGGGTGGCGATCGAGAACGCCCAGCTGTACGAGGAGGCCCGTGACCGGGCCCAGCGGCTGGAGGCCCTGCGGGCCATCACCACGGCCATCTTGGCCGGGGTCGACACCGGTGCGCTGCTGGCCCTGGTGGTGGGTCACGCCCGGGAGCTGGCCGGGGCCGATCTGGCCACCCTGGCCCTGCCGGCCGGGGAGGGCCAGCTCCGGGTGGAGGCGGCCGATGGGCTGTTGGCCGAGGAGCTACAGGGGACGGTGTTCCCGGTCGAGGGGTCGGTGACCGGTGAGGTCCTGGGCACCGGCAAGGCGGTGGTCCTGGCCGACGCCGCGGCCGATGCGCGGGTGGTCCAGCCGCTCGTCCGAGCCGGGGTCGGGCCGGCGGTGTTCATCCCCCTGGCCGTGCGTGGCCGCTCCCTCGGCACCCTCACGGTGGCCAATGCCAAGGGCGGCCCGCCCCTGCGCGAGGCCGACGTCCAGCTGGTCGAGACCTTCGCCGAACAGGCCGCGGTCGCCCTGGAGTACGGCCGGCTCCAGGGCCAGCTGCAGCGCCTGGCCCTGCTGGAGGACCGCGAACGCATCGCCAAGGAGCTGCACGACGGGGCCATCCAGGCCCTGTTCGCGGTCGGCATCGGCCTGCAGGGCGCGGCCGGGCTGGCCGGCGACGACGAGGAGCTGCGGGCCCGGCTCCAGGACGCCGTTGAGGAGCTGGACCGGGTCATCCGCGACCTGCGCAACTACATCTTTGGGCTGCGCCCCGGGATCCTGGCCGACCGCCACCTCGACCAGGCCCTCCAGCGCCTGGTCGAGGAGTTCGGCCAGCGCACCGGGGTGGTCGCCATCGCTGCGGTCGACCCGGAGGCCGCGGCCGAGCTGGCCAGTCAGGCCGCCGACATCGTCCAGCTGGCCCGCGAGGCCCTGTCCAATGTCAGCCGCCACGCCCAGGCCACCAGCTGCCGGGTCTCGCTGTACCGCCTCCAGGACGCCACCGTCCTGGAGATCGACGACGACGGCCGCGGCTTCGACCCGGCCCGGGCCAGCGGGACCGGCCAGGGCCTCCCCAACCTGCACGAGCGGGCCAAGCGCCTGGGCGGCCGCACCCAGATCCACAGCACCCCCGGCCAGGGCACCAAGGTCCAGGTCACCATCCCCCGCTGAACAGGCCAACCCTGGGCCCGGCGGTACCCTAGCAGGGCGCAGGATCCTTGACGGGGGTTACCGCCCGCCTGACGTGTGGTTAGCTACTCCACGTGGATCGGTCAACTTCCCGTAGCTGGATGCCGTCGGTCGCCGGTGGGGTCGCCGCCGTGGTCGTCGCCCTGGCCATCTACGCGGGGAGTCGCGGGCTGCGCTACTTCGACGCCGCCCTGGTCGGCTACGCCACGGCCACGGTGTTCCTGGCCTTCGGGGTCGTCTACCGCTACGCCGTCTGGGTGTCGAGCCCCCCGGCCCGGCGCTACCTGCGCCGCGGCTGGCAGGCGTTCTTCTCCTGGAGCAACTTCCGCCGCCTCCCCACCGCCGTGCCCCGCTCGGTCCTCGGCTACCTCGGCTTCCAGACCTTCCTGCGGGCCCGCGGCCGGGGCCGCTGGCTCGCCCACCAGCTGCTGTTCTGGGGAGTGGTGCTGGCCACCCTGATCACCTTCCCGCTGACCTTCGGCTGGCTGGCCTTCTTCTCCGACAACGCCACCGGGCCCGGCTACACGATCTACGTGCTCGGGTTCCGGACGGTCAGCTTCAACGCCCTCTCGTTCCTCGGCTGGGTGGTGTTCCACGGCCTCGACATCGCCGCCGTGATGGTGCTGGCCGGCTGTGGCTGGTTCCTGTGGCGGCGCTTCCGCCACCGCGAGGCCACCACCGGCCAGCGCTTCGGTTACGACTTCTTCCCCCTCATCGGGCTGGTGGCCATCTCGGTCACCGGACTGCTGCTCACCTTCTCCAGCTGGCTGCTTGAGGGCCGCAGCTACGACTTCCTGGCCATCGCCCACATGGCCACGGTCGTGCTGACGCTGGTGTTCATCCCCTTCGGCAAGTTCTTCCACGTCATCCAGCGCCCGGCCAGCGTCGGGGTCGAGATCTACAAGCGGTCGTCCCTGGAGCGCGACGGCGTGTTCCCGTGCCGGCGCTGCGGCCAGCCCCTGGAGGCGGCGGCGTTCGTGGCCGACCTCAAGGAGACCATGGACGAGCTGGAGCTCGGCTTCTCGGAGTGGGCCGAAACCTGCCCGCGCTGCAAGCGGGTCCAGCGCGGCCAGGCGTACCTGGACACGGTCAAGCGGGGGTTCCGATGAGCGACGTCCGGTATCCGGTGGTGGCCCCCGGGGTCGGCGACTTCCGCGGCGCCGGCGGGGCCGAGCCGGCCGCCCACTGGAAGGCCACGGCGGCCGGCGAGCGGCTGGTCCCGACCCACTGCTGCTTCTGCGGCGTCCAATGCGGCATGTACCTCCGGGTGGCCGAGGGCCGGGTCATCGGGGTCGAGCCCCGCAACCACGACATCAACAAGCTGCGGCTGTGCCCCAAGGGGGTGAGCGCCTACCAGCAGGTCCACCACCCCGACCGGCTGCTGTCGCCGCTGATGCGCGACACCAGGGACGGGCCGCTGCACCCGGTCTCCTGGGAGGCGGCCCTTGACCGGATCGTGTCCGAGATCCGGCGCATCCAGTCGACCTACGGGCGCGACGCCTTCGGGGTCCTCGGCGGGGCCAGCATGACCACCGAGAAGACCTACCTGATGGGCAAGTTCGCCCGCGTCGCCCTGCGCACCCGCCACATCGACTACAACGGGCGGCTGTGCATGGTCTCAGCGGCGGCCGCCAACAAGAAGGCGTTCGGCATCGACCGGGCCGGCAACCCCTGGGCCGACCTGCTCGAGACCGAGGTGATCGTGGTCGCCGGGACCAACATCGCCGAGTGCTTCCCCGTGGCCATGCAGTACTTCTGGGGGGCCAGGGACCGGGGGGCCAAGCTGGTCGTGGTCGACCCGCGCGAGACGGCCATGGCCCGCACCGCCGACGAGCACGTGCGGCTGCGGCCCGGCACCGACGCCGCCTTCTACAACGGCATGCTGCACGTGATCGCCCGCGACGGGCTCACCGACGAGCGCTTCATCGCCGAGCACACCGTCGGCTGGGAGACGGTCCGGGACACGGTGGCCAGCTACACCCCCGAGCGGGTGGGCGAGATCTGCGGACTCGACCCGCGCCAGATCGAGCGGGTGGCCCACCTGTGGGGCCGGGCCCGGCGCTGCTGGGCGGCCCACGGCCGCGGGCTGGAGCAGCACCTCCAGGGCGTCGAGAACGTGCTCTCGTGCATCAACGTGTCCCTGGCCACCGGCCAGCTCGGCCGCCCAGGGGCCGGCTACGGCACCCTCACCGGCCAGGGCAACGGCCAGGGCGGCCGCGAGCACGGCCAGAAGTCGGACATGCTGCCGGGCGGGCGCGACCTCTCCAACCCCGAGCACCGCGCCTATGTCGCCGGCGTCTGGGGGATCGCCGAGGCCGACCTGCCCCACAAGGGCACCTCGATGCACGAGATGGTCTGGCAGATGGCCGACGGCCAGATCCGCGGCCTGCTCGGCATGTGCAACAACCCGTTCGTGTCCCTGCCCAACCAGGCGGTGGTCCGGGCCGGCTACGAGGCGCTCGAGTTCCACGTCCAGTCCGACTTCTTCCTGTCCGAGACGGCGGCCCGGGCCGACGTGGTCCTTCCCTCGACCGTCTGGGCCGAGGACGAGGGGCTGACCACCAACGGCGAGGGCCGGGTGATCAAGCACAACAAGGCGGTGGAACCGCCCGGGGAGACCCGCACCGACTGGGAGATCCTCTGCGAGCTGGCCCGCCGGCTCGGGTCGGGCGACAAGTTTCCCTTCAGGAGCCCGGCCGAGATCCTGGACGAGCTGCGGGTCGCCTCCAAGGGCGGGGTGGCCGACTACTACGGCATCACCTATGAGAAGGTCGAGGCCACCGGCGGGGTGTTCTGGCCCTGCCCGACCCTTGAGCACCCGGGCACGCCGCGGCCGTTCGAGGGCGGCCGCTTCTACCACCCCGACGGCAAGGCCCGCTTCATCGCCGTCGAGTGGCGGCCCCCGGCCGAGCCGCCCGACGAGGCGTTCCCGCTGCGGCTGACCACCGGCCGGACGGTGGCCCACTTCCTGTCCGGCAACCAGACCCGGCGGCTGCCCGGCCTGGTCGAGCAGACCCCCCGGCCCTGGGTCGAGGTCCACCCCGGGCTCGGCTTCGCCGACGGCGACCCGGTGCGGGTGGTGACCCGCCGCGGCGCCGTCACCTACCCGGCCCTGGTCACCGAGGCCATCCGGGCCGACACGGTCTTCGTCCCCTACCACTGGGCGGGGGCGGTGGCCGCCAACGTGCTCACCATCGACGCCCTCGACCCGATCTCCAAGATGCCCGAGTTCAAGGTGTGCGCCTGCCGGGTCGAGCGCGGCCAGGCGGTCGACCCGGTCCCGGCGCCGCCCATGCCGCCCGGCGAGCACCCCTACCGGCCGGAGACGGCGCCGCTGACCGAGCGGGGCTCGCCGACCTCGCCCCAGGGAAGGGGGACCGCGGACTCATGATGGGCACGACGCTCTTCATCGACCCGGGCCGCTGCATCGGCTGCCAGGCGTGCGTGGCCGGCTGCCGCGAGTGCGACTCGCACCGCGGCAAGTCCATGATCCACCTGGACTACATCGACGTCGGCCGGACCGCGGCGGCCATGCCCACGGTCTGCATGCACTGCGAGGACCCGGTGGCCCCGTGCGCCGAGGTCTGCCCGGCCGACGCGATCCTGGTCACCGCCGACGGGGTCGTCCAGGAGGCGGCCAAGGAGCGCTGCATCGGCTGCGGCAACTGCGTCGACGCCTGCCCGTTCGGGGTGCCCAAGCTGGATGTGGCCGAGATGCTCCAGTACAAGTGCAACCTCTGCTACGACCGCACCTCGGTCGGCCTGGCCCCGATGTGCGCCACCGTCTGCCCCACCGGGGCCATCTTCTACGGCTCGATCGAGGAGCTGGAGGCCGACCGGCCGGGCGCCCAGGCCATCGACGTGTTCCGCTTCGGGTCGGCCGAGGTCCGCACCGGCTGCGCCGTGGTCGCCCCGGAGGCGTTCGCCGGCCCGGTCCCGGGGGGCATGTGATGGGCGGAGGCCGCAGGGCCGGAGGGGCCGGAGGGGCCCAGCTGGAGCGGATCCGGGCCGACACGCCGGTCACCCGCCGCGACTACCTGCGCATCCTGGTCACGGTGTCGGCCGGGCTGGCCGCGGGCGCGGCCGGGGTCGCGATCGGGCTGTTCCGGCGTCACGGCAGCGGCACGGCCGCCCCGGCCAAGGTCGCGGACCGGCTCGAGCCCGGCCAGGCGGTCGCCTTCCGCTACCCCGGCGAGGACGACC contains:
- a CDS encoding universal stress protein, with protein sequence MFRTIVLAVDGSKYSEKAVELAKRLAMSTNDEVVVTHVTELLPAHVQTYPGLDYEADREVIELAKGYVAELEEAGIKARSELRSAQYGGIARILTNLTEDLDAGLIVMGSHGRGDLTALLLGSVAHKVLHLSQRPVLIAR
- a CDS encoding SRPBCC family protein translates to MARIEGELVIHRPVHEVFDFVADERNEPRYNPRIRRAEKLSPGPIGRGTRFRAEAVTLGRTTGMTIEYTTYERPRRLASSIHMPAADIAGTLRFDPVANGTRMGWSWVVRPRGPYRLLTPVIVGVGRRQERENWGGLKRFLEARKELAPAAP
- a CDS encoding molybdopterin oxidoreductase family protein; this translates as MSDVRYPVVAPGVGDFRGAGGAEPAAHWKATAAGERLVPTHCCFCGVQCGMYLRVAEGRVIGVEPRNHDINKLRLCPKGVSAYQQVHHPDRLLSPLMRDTRDGPLHPVSWEAALDRIVSEIRRIQSTYGRDAFGVLGGASMTTEKTYLMGKFARVALRTRHIDYNGRLCMVSAAAANKKAFGIDRAGNPWADLLETEVIVVAGTNIAECFPVAMQYFWGARDRGAKLVVVDPRETAMARTADEHVRLRPGTDAAFYNGMLHVIARDGLTDERFIAEHTVGWETVRDTVASYTPERVGEICGLDPRQIERVAHLWGRARRCWAAHGRGLEQHLQGVENVLSCINVSLATGQLGRPGAGYGTLTGQGNGQGGREHGQKSDMLPGGRDLSNPEHRAYVAGVWGIAEADLPHKGTSMHEMVWQMADGQIRGLLGMCNNPFVSLPNQAVVRAGYEALEFHVQSDFFLSETAARADVVLPSTVWAEDEGLTTNGEGRVIKHNKAVEPPGETRTDWEILCELARRLGSGDKFPFRSPAEILDELRVASKGGVADYYGITYEKVEATGGVFWPCPTLEHPGTPRPFEGGRFYHPDGKARFIAVEWRPPAEPPDEAFPLRLTTGRTVAHFLSGNQTRRLPGLVEQTPRPWVEVHPGLGFADGDPVRVVTRRGAVTYPALVTEAIRADTVFVPYHWAGAVAANVLTIDALDPISKMPEFKVCACRVERGQAVDPVPAPPMPPGEHPYRPETAPLTERGSPTSPQGRGTADS
- a CDS encoding GAF domain-containing sensor histidine kinase — translated: MASIHERYERLLGAGLALAAELSLPAALQRIVELAAELAGAGYGALGVLGPEGTISEFLTTGVTAEQRAAIGHLPVGRGILGVLIDDARPLRLHDIADDPRSVGFPANHPPMRSFLGVPVMARGRVYGNLYLTEKQGGQDFDADDERVLVLLAAQAGVAIENAQLYEEARDRAQRLEALRAITTAILAGVDTGALLALVVGHARELAGADLATLALPAGEGQLRVEAADGLLAEELQGTVFPVEGSVTGEVLGTGKAVVLADAAADARVVQPLVRAGVGPAVFIPLAVRGRSLGTLTVANAKGGPPLREADVQLVETFAEQAAVALEYGRLQGQLQRLALLEDRERIAKELHDGAIQALFAVGIGLQGAAGLAGDDEELRARLQDAVEELDRVIRDLRNYIFGLRPGILADRHLDQALQRLVEEFGQRTGVVAIAAVDPEAAAELASQAADIVQLAREALSNVSRHAQATSCRVSLYRLQDATVLEIDDDGRGFDPARASGTGQGLPNLHERAKRLGGRTQIHSTPGQGTKVQVTIPR
- a CDS encoding DUF294 nucleotidyltransferase-like domain-containing protein, with protein sequence MTAQRDLLSVRAGTLASRPIVTCAPDDTVAQAARRMRDRLVSSLIVDSRPPGLVTATDLRDRVLAAGLDPGTPVRQVMTTPLHTIPADSTIGEVMLAMVDRGIHHLPLTRQGRLVGIVSDTDLLRRESHHPLLVRRQLDRAAGPEELAAYAREVTTAAARLVGVGTPPAEVTRFLTSANDALYVGAARDGEAALGPPPCPYALLVLGSGARRESTLRTDQDHALVLADGTAPGADGWFAALAEHLAATLELCGLVRCPGDIMATNPARRVPLGAWQEQFIRWIEEPEEDAVLAAATYFDFRQLHGELDAEAPLRRIAGQAAGNRRFLGRLAVAALWRRPPLGFLHHLRGDHHGRIDLKAHGTAPIVDLARLLALDAGDPAVATTARLQAAADHGTAGTAATDLAAAFEYLQRLRLRHQADRLAAGAVPDDAVSLAELTALQRRWLKDTAELLRTCQESIRIAYRTDLIG
- a CDS encoding 4Fe-4S dicluster domain-containing protein: MMGTTLFIDPGRCIGCQACVAGCRECDSHRGKSMIHLDYIDVGRTAAAMPTVCMHCEDPVAPCAEVCPADAILVTADGVVQEAAKERCIGCGNCVDACPFGVPKLDVAEMLQYKCNLCYDRTSVGLAPMCATVCPTGAIFYGSIEELEADRPGAQAIDVFRFGSAEVRTGCAVVAPEAFAGPVPGGM
- a CDS encoding FAD-dependent oxidoreductase, which codes for MDAPQVIVAGGGGTGGALAHDLALRGLAVTLLERGELTSGTTGRHHGLLHSGGRYAVNDPESAVECIAENRILRRIAPGSFEENGGLFVALTDEDMDYLPRFLAGCAACGIPTRELTVADALALEPGLTPALRAAVWVPDATMDAMRLPLRFFATAQRNGARLRPFTEVTGLLTAGRAVTGVTLRDHLTGAEAELASDLVVNATGPWCERLAAMAGATVPVQPSPGVLLALVGRLCDLVVNRLHPAGDGDIVVPQRRLSIVGTSAWTVTDPDDLEVPDEHVQAMYREGARLVPAVASAAERAAWSAARPLIGATAGAGGGGGRELSRTFKCFDHAVTDGVEGFVTITGGKATTLRAMAEATADLVCTKLGVQAPCRTRDTVLAPHTAYYTGRAA
- a CDS encoding MFS transporter, yielding MPSVAGGVAAVVVALAIYAGSRGLRYFDAALVGYATATVFLAFGVVYRYAVWVSSPPARRYLRRGWQAFFSWSNFRRLPTAVPRSVLGYLGFQTFLRARGRGRWLAHQLLFWGVVLATLITFPLTFGWLAFFSDNATGPGYTIYVLGFRTVSFNALSFLGWVVFHGLDIAAVMVLAGCGWFLWRRFRHREATTGQRFGYDFFPLIGLVAISVTGLLLTFSSWLLEGRSYDFLAIAHMATVVLTLVFIPFGKFFHVIQRPASVGVEIYKRSSLERDGVFPCRRCGQPLEAAAFVADLKETMDELELGFSEWAETCPRCKRVQRGQAYLDTVKRGFR